The following coding sequences are from one Culex quinquefasciatus strain JHB chromosome 1, VPISU_Cqui_1.0_pri_paternal, whole genome shotgun sequence window:
- the LOC6043191 gene encoding luciferin 4-monooxygenase: MATGTRDDERFILYGGPDPRELLQDRSLGEMIVKELRKQPDNVGLVDPVSEVQLTYRQILEQSAKLAAGMTAMLGLTKQDHTAIVSDNCLEYCLAMFGSIFAASPLALLNPAYVEGELEHGIKLSLPKVIFVSPNALEKIVAVVRKLGLSAKIVLFGEHPKAASYAEVVSFAKLLSSPVNVETYMPDSVDPNAHVALILLSSGTTGLPKGVQLTHINLMTTVAHSMEASKILELPEQLVALAATPLFHAVAGVGLINMITNNCRCVLMPKFSATLFLESIQKYKVNLMTVVPPLMVFLAKHPIVDNYDLSSLMTLICGAAPLSKEIEDKVRDRLGIAFIRQGYGLSETTLGVLMQTGFENKAGCVGKVRMGQWVKVIEPETGKILGPNQRGELCFKGSLIMKGYVGMESAIDADGWLHTGDVGYYDEDEDFFIVDRIKELIKYKGFQVPPAELEAILLKNPKVKDAAVIGIPDERVGELATAYVVREDDEQVSAEEIVKFVASQVSPQKQLHGGVRFIDEIPKTASGKILRRELRELAKNTKSKL, translated from the exons ATGGCGACCGGCACGCGTGACGATGAGCGGTTCATCCTGTACGGTGGTCCCGACCCGCGGGAATTGCTCCAGGATCGATCGCTGGGCGAGATGATCGTGAAGGAGCTGCGGAAGCAGCCGGACAACGTTGGACTG GTTGACCCGGTATCGGAGGTGCAGCTGACCTACCGGCAGATCCTCGAGCAGTCGGCAAAACTGGCCGCTGGGATGACGGCGATGCTTGGGTTGACCAAGCAAGATCACACCGCCATCGTAAGCGATAATTGTCTCGAGTACTGCCTCGCCATGTTTGGTTCGATATTTGCTGCATCACCGCTCGCACTTTTGAACCCTGCCTATGTGGAAG GTGAACTCGAGCATGGCATCAAGCTGTCGCTACCGAAAGTTATCTTTGTATCGCCGAATGCACTGGAAAAGATTGTAGCCGTGGTAAGGAAGCTTGGACTGTCCGCGAAGATTGTACTGTTCGGGGAGCATCCGAAGGCTGCCAGCTATGCCGAAGTTGTTTCGTTCGCTAAGCTACTGTCATCACCGGTCAACGTCGAAACTTATATGCCAGACTCGGTCGATCCCAATGCCCATGTTGCCTTGATCTTGCTGTCTTCTGGAACCACAGGGCTACCAAAAGGAGTTCAGTTGACCCACATCAACCTCATGACCACGGTAGCCCACTCCATGGAAGCTAGCAAGATCCTCGAATTGCCGGAACAGCTAGTTGCCCTTGCAGCAACTCCGCTTTTCCACGCAGTGGCCGGCGTGGGACTGATCAATATGATCACCAACAACTGCCGTTGCGTACTGATGCCAAAGTTTAGCGCCACACTCTTCCTGGAGAGTATCCAAAAGTACAAGGTCAACCTCATGACCGTAGTTCCACCGTTGATGGTGTTCCTTGCCAAACATCCCATCGTTGACAACTACGACCTGTCCTCGCTGATGACCCTAATCTGTGGAGCCGCTCCGCTCAGCAAGGAGATCGAGGACAAGGTTCGCGATCGGCTTGGAATTGCCTTCATCCGCCAGGGCTACGGTCTAAGTGAAACTACGCTGGGCGTGCTAATGCAAACCGGGTTCGAGAACAAGGCCGGCTGCGTCGGCAAGGTCCGCATGGGTCAGTGGGTGAAGGTGATCGAGCCCGAAACGGGCAAGATCCTCGGCCCAAACCAGCGTGGTGAGCTCTGCTTCAAGGGATCGCTGATCATGAAGGGCTACGTCGGGATGGAATCGGCCATCGACGCCGACGGGTGGCTCCACACCGGAGACGTTGGATACTATGACGAGGACGAGGACTTTTTCATCGTCGATCGCATCAAGGAGCTCATCAAGTACAAAGGCTTCCAGGTGCCTCCGGCGGAACTGGAAGCGATCCTCCTGAAAAATCCCAAAGTAAAAGACGCTGCCGTGATTGGAATTCCGGACGAACGGGTTGGTGAACTGGCCACGGCGTACGTCGTCAGGGAAGACGATGAGCAGGTCAGTGCGGAGGAGATCGTCAAGTTCGTGGCCAGTCAGGTGTCGCCGCAGAAGC